In a genomic window of Pseudomonas putida:
- a CDS encoding GGDEF domain-containing protein, which yields MKSPSQTNAIDFDSAKLQRLGFGQQQPILERPVSLAQLRQQLSMQLQTSLEPQRILGLFFQEVQRLIPLDALTYEHKSSDLRLEFGQRGRHSISYSLSHEGEHLGELVFRRSLRFSEQDQGSLESLLAALLYPMRNTLLYRAATQKALRDPLTDTGNRIAMDQTLEREIEVARRHLQPLSLLMLDIDHFKLINDTHGHSVGDEVLKAVATSIKSQLRNVDMVFRYGGEEFLILLSNTPREAAAMVGERLRFAVQAEDYLAEGRSIALTISLGCSTLLPGESAESLLRRADNALYIAKREGRNRLTMAG from the coding sequence ATGAAATCACCCTCCCAGACCAACGCAATTGACTTCGATAGCGCCAAATTGCAACGCCTGGGCTTTGGTCAGCAGCAACCGATTCTGGAAAGACCCGTGAGTCTTGCGCAACTGCGCCAGCAACTGAGCATGCAGTTGCAAACCAGTCTTGAGCCTCAACGTATTCTCGGGCTGTTTTTCCAGGAAGTTCAGCGACTCATACCACTCGACGCCCTGACTTACGAGCACAAGAGCAGCGACCTGCGTCTGGAGTTCGGTCAACGCGGTCGCCACTCGATCAGCTATAGCCTCAGCCATGAAGGCGAACACCTGGGTGAACTGGTGTTTCGCCGCAGCCTGCGTTTCAGCGAGCAGGACCAAGGTAGCCTCGAATCGCTGCTGGCCGCCTTGCTCTACCCGATGCGCAACACATTGCTGTACCGGGCTGCGACCCAAAAAGCGTTGCGTGATCCGCTGACCGACACCGGCAATCGCATTGCCATGGACCAGACGCTGGAGCGAGAAATCGAAGTCGCGCGTCGACACCTGCAACCGCTATCTCTTCTGATGCTGGACATTGATCACTTCAAATTGATCAATGACACCCATGGTCACAGCGTCGGTGACGAAGTGCTCAAGGCCGTGGCCACTTCGATCAAAAGCCAGTTGCGCAACGTGGATATGGTGTTTCGTTACGGTGGCGAAGAGTTTTTGATCCTGCTGTCCAACACCCCACGGGAAGCGGCGGCGATGGTCGGCGAAAGGTTGCGCTTTGCGGTGCAGGCTGAGGATTACCTCGCCGAGGGTCGTTCGATCGCGCTGACTATCAGCCTTGGATGCTCGACCCTGCTGCCAGGTGAGTCGGCCGAGAGTCTGTTGCGACGCGCCGACAATGCGCTGTACATCGCCAAGCGCGAGGGGCGTAACCGATTGACGATGGCGGGCTGA
- the ubiG gene encoding bifunctional 2-polyprenyl-6-hydroxyphenol methylase/3-demethylubiquinol 3-O-methyltransferase UbiG → MSNVDYSEIAKFEALAHRWWDRESEFKPLHDINPLRVNWIDERVNLAGKKVLDVGCGGGILSEAMAQRGATVMGIDMGEAPLAVAQLHQLESGVNVEYRQITAEALAEEMPEQFDVVTCLEMLEHVPDPSSVIRACFRMVKPGGQVFFSTINRNPKAYLFAIVGAEYIMKLLPRGTHDFKKFIRPSELGAWSRMAGLTVKDIIGLTYNPLTKHYKLAADVDVNYMIQTLREE, encoded by the coding sequence ATGAGCAACGTCGACTACTCAGAAATCGCCAAGTTCGAAGCCCTGGCCCATCGCTGGTGGGACAGGGAGAGCGAATTCAAACCGCTGCACGATATCAATCCACTGCGAGTCAACTGGATCGACGAGCGCGTCAATCTGGCAGGCAAAAAAGTCCTCGACGTCGGTTGTGGCGGCGGCATCCTCAGCGAAGCCATGGCCCAGCGCGGCGCCACCGTGATGGGCATCGACATGGGCGAAGCGCCGCTGGCGGTCGCTCAACTCCATCAATTGGAGTCCGGGGTGAACGTCGAATACCGGCAAATCACCGCCGAAGCGCTGGCCGAAGAAATGCCGGAACAATTCGATGTGGTCACCTGCCTGGAAATGCTCGAGCACGTTCCCGATCCATCTTCGGTCATTCGCGCCTGCTTCCGCATGGTCAAACCCGGTGGCCAGGTTTTTTTCTCCACCATCAACCGCAACCCGAAGGCGTACCTGTTCGCCATCGTCGGCGCCGAATACATCATGAAGCTGTTGCCTCGCGGCACCCATGATTTCAAGAAATTCATCCGCCCTTCCGAGCTCGGCGCCTGGAGCCGCATGGCCGGCCTGACCGTCAAGGACATCATCGGCCTGACCTACAACCCGCTCACCAAGCACTACAAACTGGCGGCCGACGTGGACGTCAATTACATGATCCAGACCCTGCGCGAGGAGTAA
- a CDS encoding EAL domain-containing protein: MNQTRTLGTPRLLGIVWPFIAVVLFQALLGGVSLYVLSAVRGYVAGESLWSKGQKDAIYYLNLYAESGDEAIFQKYQNAIAVPQGGHELRVALDLEPPDIEAARKAILKGGNHPDDVSSLIWLYLNFRHFSYLEKAIDLWTVGDSYLVKLDDVAQDMHRHIAASPASRADIQHWKEQVFAINDEVTPAAKAFSDALGEGSRVILRLLLVTNLATALGLIALALMRTHKLLKQRHAFADALQLEKDRAQITLQSIGDGVITTDVSGAIAYMNPAAEALTHWKAEQATGLPLAALFNLLDENAQADGFTLIERILNGHLSGGSEHSKLIQRLDGSTVSVTLVGAPIRNAGKVSGTVLVLHDMTQERQYIANLSWQATHDALTGLANRREFEYRLEQALHNLTRQSGRHALMFLDLDQFKLVNDTCGHAAGDELLRHICALLQSGLREGDTLARLGGDEFGILLENCGPDAAEKVAEGLRQTVQNLHFVWKGRPFVTTVSIGLVHVAHNPVTLEASLRAADMACYMAKEKGRNRVQVYHPDDSELSLRFGEMAWVQRLHMALEEDRFCLYAQEIAPLGTHDEGGHIEILLRLHDEAGRMILPDSFIPAAERYGLMTSLDRWVVQNVFRIIAQCRAEKRKGPLAMCAINLSGTTIGDEAFLDFLREQFVTYSIPPEMICFEITETSAISNLGSAIRFINELKGLGCHFSLDDFCAGMSSFAYLKHLPVDFLKIDGSFVKDMLDDPINRAMVEVINHIGHVMGKRTIAEFVETPQIEQALLEIGVDYAQGYVIERPQLFTCDSLQCRPARPQPLLFKAPGTFR, translated from the coding sequence ATGAATCAAACGCGGACTCTCGGAACGCCACGGTTGTTGGGCATCGTCTGGCCATTTATCGCCGTTGTGTTGTTTCAAGCCTTGTTGGGTGGTGTCAGTCTTTATGTGCTGTCGGCCGTCCGAGGCTATGTGGCAGGTGAAAGCCTTTGGTCCAAGGGCCAGAAAGACGCGATCTACTATCTCAATCTCTATGCCGAAAGCGGCGACGAGGCGATTTTTCAAAAGTACCAGAACGCGATTGCCGTGCCCCAGGGCGGTCACGAACTGCGTGTAGCGCTGGATCTTGAGCCTCCCGATATCGAAGCGGCGCGCAAGGCGATTCTAAAGGGTGGCAACCATCCGGACGACGTCTCCAGCCTGATCTGGCTGTATCTCAATTTCCGGCATTTCAGCTATCTCGAAAAAGCCATCGATCTCTGGACCGTTGGCGACTCGTATCTGGTCAAACTCGATGACGTTGCCCAGGACATGCATCGGCACATCGCAGCCAGCCCGGCGTCCCGCGCGGATATCCAGCACTGGAAAGAGCAAGTATTCGCGATCAACGATGAGGTGACCCCGGCGGCGAAAGCCTTCAGTGATGCGCTTGGCGAAGGATCGCGGGTCATTTTGCGTCTGCTGTTGGTGACCAACCTCGCCACGGCCCTGGGTTTGATTGCACTGGCGTTGATGCGTACCCACAAATTGCTCAAACAGCGCCATGCCTTCGCCGACGCCCTGCAGTTGGAAAAAGATCGGGCGCAGATCACCCTTCAATCCATTGGTGATGGCGTGATCACCACTGATGTGTCGGGAGCTATTGCCTACATGAACCCGGCTGCCGAAGCGTTGACCCACTGGAAGGCGGAACAGGCGACGGGGTTGCCGTTGGCGGCGCTGTTCAATCTGCTGGACGAAAACGCGCAGGCTGACGGATTCACCTTGATCGAACGCATTTTGAACGGTCATCTCAGCGGCGGCAGCGAACACTCCAAACTGATTCAACGCCTGGACGGCAGCACGGTGTCGGTGACTCTGGTTGGCGCGCCGATCCGTAACGCCGGCAAGGTCAGCGGTACGGTACTGGTCCTGCACGACATGACTCAGGAACGGCAGTACATCGCCAATCTGTCCTGGCAGGCAACCCACGATGCCCTGACCGGCCTGGCCAACCGTCGTGAATTCGAATATCGCCTGGAGCAGGCGCTGCACAATCTGACACGCCAGTCGGGACGTCACGCGTTGATGTTCCTCGACCTGGATCAATTCAAACTGGTCAACGATACCTGTGGCCATGCGGCGGGTGACGAGTTGCTGCGTCATATCTGCGCGCTGCTGCAGTCCGGTCTGCGCGAGGGCGATACCCTGGCCCGACTCGGTGGCGACGAGTTCGGCATCCTGCTGGAGAATTGCGGGCCGGACGCGGCGGAGAAGGTGGCCGAGGGACTGCGCCAGACGGTGCAGAATCTGCACTTCGTTTGGAAGGGCCGGCCATTCGTAACCACGGTGAGTATTGGTCTGGTGCATGTTGCGCACAATCCGGTGACTCTCGAAGCTTCGCTGCGAGCGGCGGACATGGCTTGCTACATGGCCAAGGAAAAGGGGCGTAACCGGGTTCAGGTCTATCACCCGGATGATTCGGAATTGTCCCTGCGCTTCGGCGAAATGGCCTGGGTGCAGCGTTTGCATATGGCATTGGAGGAGGACCGGTTCTGTCTCTACGCCCAGGAAATCGCACCGCTGGGCACCCATGACGAGGGCGGACATATCGAAATCCTGTTGCGCCTGCATGACGAAGCCGGCCGCATGATCCTACCTGACAGCTTCATCCCGGCCGCCGAACGCTATGGTCTGATGACGTCCCTTGATCGTTGGGTGGTGCAGAACGTTTTCCGCATCATTGCCCAGTGCCGGGCCGAAAAGCGCAAGGGGCCGCTGGCGATGTGTGCGATCAATCTGTCAGGCACGACGATCGGAGATGAGGCGTTCCTGGACTTCCTCCGTGAACAGTTCGTTACCTATTCGATTCCGCCCGAAATGATTTGTTTTGAAATCACTGAAACCAGTGCAATTTCCAATCTTGGCAGCGCGATCCGGTTTATCAATGAACTCAAAGGGTTAGGCTGCCATTTTTCACTGGACGACTTTTGCGCCGGTATGTCTTCATTCGCTTATCTGAAACATTTGCCTGTAGACTTCTTGAAGATCGACGGGAGTTTCGTAAAGGATATGCTGGACGACCCGATTAACCGCGCCATGGTCGAGGTGATCAATCACATCGGTCATGTCATGGGTAAACGCACGATTGCCGAGTTTGTGGAGACACCCCAGATCGAGCAGGCATTGCTGGAGATCGGGGTGGATTACGCTCAGGGGTATGTCATAGAACGCCCGCAGTTGTTTACCTGCGACAGTTTGCAATGTCGTCCTGCCAGGCCCCAGCCTTTGCTGTTCAAGGCACCTGGCACATTCCGTTGA
- a CDS encoding TenA family transcriptional regulator: MEAASYPAWAQRLIQDCSESKRRVVEHELYQRMRDNKLSAKTMRQYLIGGWPVVEQFALYMAQNLTKTRFARHPGEDMARRWLMRNIRVELNHADYWVNWSRAHGVSLEDLQAQQVAPELHALSHWCWHTSSADSLIVAIAATNYAIEGATGEWSAVVCSTGVYAASFPEEERKRAMKWLKMHAQYDDAHPWEALEIICTLAGMNPSKALQMELRQAVCKSYDYMYLFLERCMQLEHAERAPVARERLALAEG; the protein is encoded by the coding sequence ATGGAAGCTGCAAGTTATCCTGCCTGGGCTCAGCGCCTGATTCAGGATTGCAGCGAGAGCAAGCGCCGGGTTGTCGAACACGAACTGTATCAGCGCATGCGTGATAACAAACTCAGCGCAAAAACCATGCGTCAGTACCTGATTGGTGGCTGGCCGGTGGTAGAACAGTTCGCGTTATACATGGCACAAAACCTGACCAAAACCCGTTTTGCCCGTCATCCGGGTGAAGACATGGCCCGTCGCTGGTTGATGCGCAACATCCGCGTCGAATTGAACCATGCGGACTATTGGGTCAACTGGAGCCGGGCCCACGGTGTCAGCCTGGAAGATCTGCAAGCGCAACAGGTGGCCCCGGAGCTTCACGCGCTCAGCCATTGGTGCTGGCACACAAGCTCCGCGGATTCGCTGATCGTGGCCATTGCCGCCACCAACTACGCCATTGAAGGCGCAACCGGCGAGTGGTCGGCGGTGGTCTGCTCCACAGGCGTGTATGCCGCATCCTTCCCCGAGGAAGAGCGCAAGCGTGCGATGAAGTGGCTGAAGATGCATGCGCAATACGATGACGCCCATCCATGGGAAGCACTGGAAATCATCTGCACGCTGGCGGGCATGAACCCGAGCAAAGCCTTGCAGATGGAGTTGCGTCAGGCCGTGTGCAAGAGCTACGACTACATGTATCTGTTCCTGGAGCGTTGCATGCAGTTGGAACATGCCGAGCGGGCGCCCGTAGCTCGTGAGCGGCTGGCTTTGGCAGAGGGTTGA
- a CDS encoding YciK family oxidoreductase produces the protein MFDYSARPDLLQGRVILVTGAGRGIGAAAAKTYAAHGATVLLLGKTEANLTQVYDEIEAAGHPQPAVIPFNLETALPHQYDELAAMIENEFGHLDGLLHNASIIGPRTPIEQLSGENFMRVMQVNVNAMFMLTSTLLPLLKLSQDASVVFTSSSVGRKGRAYWGAYGVSKFATEGLMQTLADEVDTVAPVRSNSINPGATRTSMRAQAYPGENPLNNPTPEEIMPVYLYLMGPDSTGINGQAFNAQ, from the coding sequence ATGTTTGATTACTCCGCCCGCCCCGACTTGCTCCAGGGCCGCGTCATTCTGGTCACCGGCGCCGGTCGTGGCATCGGCGCCGCTGCCGCGAAAACCTATGCTGCCCACGGTGCGACGGTGCTGCTGCTTGGCAAGACCGAAGCCAACCTGACTCAGGTCTACGACGAAATCGAAGCCGCCGGCCATCCGCAACCCGCTGTGATCCCGTTCAATCTGGAAACCGCCCTGCCCCATCAATACGATGAACTGGCAGCCATGATCGAAAACGAATTCGGCCACCTCGACGGCTTGCTGCACAACGCCTCGATCATTGGTCCGCGCACCCCGATCGAGCAACTGTCCGGCGAGAACTTCATGCGGGTGATGCAAGTCAACGTCAATGCGATGTTCATGCTCACCAGCACCCTGCTGCCACTGCTCAAGCTGTCCCAGGACGCCTCGGTCGTGTTCACATCCAGCAGCGTTGGCCGCAAGGGCCGCGCGTACTGGGGCGCATACGGTGTATCCAAGTTCGCCACCGAGGGCCTGATGCAGACCCTGGCGGACGAAGTCGACACCGTCGCGCCCGTGCGCTCCAACAGCATCAACCCGGGCGCGACGCGCACCAGCATGCGTGCCCAGGCATACCCGGGGGAAAACCCGCTGAACAATCCGACGCCAGAAGAGATCATGCCGGTCTATCTGTATCTGATGGGCCCGGACAGCACTGGCATCAATGGCCAGGCTTTCAACGCCCAGTAA
- the mupP gene encoding N-acetylmuramic acid 6-phosphate phosphatase MupP, which yields MRIRAVLFDMDGTLLDTAPDFIAICQAMRADRGLPPMNDKHIRDEISGGAKAMVAVTFAMDPESPGFEALRLEFLERYLVGCAIHSKLFDGMGELLADIEKANLTWGVVTNKPLRFAEPIMQQLGLAERSALLICPDHVKNSKPDPEPLILACKMLDLDPASVLFVGDDLRDIESGRDAGTKTAAVTFGYIHPDDNPRNWGADVVVDHPLELRKVLDSALCSC from the coding sequence ATGCGAATCAGAGCAGTTCTTTTCGACATGGACGGCACCCTGCTCGACACCGCGCCGGACTTCATTGCGATCTGTCAGGCGATGCGTGCCGACCGCGGCCTGCCACCGATGAATGACAAACACATCCGCGATGAAATCTCCGGCGGCGCCAAAGCGATGGTCGCCGTGACCTTCGCAATGGATCCGGAATCTCCGGGGTTCGAGGCGCTGCGCCTGGAGTTCCTCGAGCGTTACCTCGTGGGTTGTGCGATCCACAGCAAACTGTTCGACGGCATGGGCGAATTGCTGGCAGACATCGAGAAAGCCAATCTGACCTGGGGCGTGGTCACCAATAAGCCGCTGCGTTTCGCCGAACCGATCATGCAGCAACTTGGCCTCGCCGAGCGATCGGCGCTACTGATCTGCCCGGATCACGTGAAAAACAGCAAACCGGACCCGGAGCCATTGATCCTCGCCTGCAAGATGCTCGACCTGGATCCTGCCAGCGTACTGTTCGTGGGCGATGACCTGCGAGATATCGAGTCGGGACGCGATGCCGGCACCAAGACCGCTGCCGTGACTTTTGGCTACATCCACCCGGATGATAACCCTCGCAATTGGGGTGCGGATGTGGTGGTCGATCATCCGTTGGAATTGCGCAAGGTGCTCGATAGCGCTCTTTGCAGCTGCTGA
- a CDS encoding deaminase domain-containing protein, with product MTSTSLTGPDTSAAEALRARQALGFDNAPDIESLFPLPTARDRRLFRALLREVPAFGQSTTVDMYKAQRTKAQIMNTVSGFMNGSRMLIQRLGAGVLSSASLAQVRATPLVVLERVLNSTQSQDLADQLLKKLRWYGANRGEQTPASVRNQLLCNAICLYLNGPSADNPQELAGFNWQDPAHWGKNYQTLRNDFEQHLLHTRRVANTKEAILAAHLLQTRLSKDFAVPDIPADIRYKSSVVWVNFMHGVLLAEELDLPALSFQQLVNLPLERSVTASPEELEKIAQLRLGPALEWAVCVGIIQSRTASDYGEEDIKRALTALETHSESLRKAVLSLDLRPPERLKMAKQIKDDLFGSRGFESDGRRLVPEDSNYIGAKSTPTLNLPGHEFVDLYADGQIVAGKRWVLTQSDGKTRTVRTLRIDDRRKLYSELMDSERIYRKTEDPGPSWIGRLLPDINAQFDTDFNKYLASIKSAYQTLIISLLTSLPLADRLALEKGEVVVLSLRQRIQKNGQVQEVRARKGFLLQVTNEKEGGDKNITYYELIPNAGYIRERTSLRFSTIDGVLTEFPLHASIPGQTFTPGLSTSLLIDWPAHLSGRTPASRASSSAIVDPVGFMPAIAISGSNAIDSQVTPLESSRLNAVAHYIATNFLYVDEQELRIQARGMTVFDTIRARNEKRQETFAAIAKGFVPFWGSIEDLLSDDTKSKLLGGVGLVVDLASFLFPVGKFMSGSVRLIRLGNGVSSMAVKASLPSFSSLTRNLLIASAKNLNPLDGLPTLLKSMASGAGRGLLATGRLSLVGIKKLTGQADNYRLAHNLPQAIDPGSWKPLTNNDHLATINGIDDVLVRHTNPSDLQRFHLVDPVTSLPYGPRLFNNHRNIRQGRSTFKMQPPTESHALAELSEHAHIREVLEVDGRTTLFVDDIPYRLDGNQLRRADLIDDRSLFKSVPCRVRRAPGDEICKTIYVTRAPAPTPAIGSLDESKGWAPWFGDSIYKPAISTQPLLVDAIKTYKQLNASLEFQKGIFARIKVHLPYDRSRLFDTLEVGAVIVPAKDNSKHYVITRLNAGDFYGAERLPGQSLSVPLTLRKAHTLPAGLVEELKTVYIGSLNANNMVRIHGAEAVERAMKTMDDIAIPIGGHVNPPDTLKLLKVDTSPGEAVLFDHSTRSIVRKSTDGAATWTLSRDASDSVRETTAEVFNNLFQRPVITVTQSTQGGPKALKIDDTMRQLQKHISNKLRRPLKDPRNIAFAEIKTKDGTREIYVSVSGSKGDTDFLPLFEPLANKKEVTVDGIRYFNIDSGVRAPQTSLGISAENKLVAIPHTIENIETYTPALTARPTSLDTEAKLISVIRDKYPDPKTLDSVTIATTMAPCDSCSVVMKQFGYDGSPGALNVLWK from the coding sequence ATGACCTCTACTTCATTAACCGGACCCGACACATCGGCCGCCGAAGCACTTCGCGCCAGGCAGGCCCTGGGGTTCGATAACGCTCCAGACATCGAATCACTGTTCCCCTTGCCTACCGCCAGAGACCGAAGACTTTTCAGGGCCTTGCTGCGCGAAGTACCCGCCTTCGGACAATCCACGACCGTCGACATGTACAAGGCACAACGCACCAAAGCTCAAATCATGAACACCGTATCGGGCTTCATGAATGGCAGTCGTATGCTCATCCAACGCCTGGGAGCCGGTGTACTGTCCTCCGCCTCCTTGGCGCAAGTGCGCGCAACACCCCTGGTTGTCCTCGAACGCGTGCTGAACTCAACGCAATCACAGGACTTGGCTGATCAGTTGCTCAAGAAGCTCAGGTGGTACGGCGCAAACCGCGGCGAACAGACACCGGCATCGGTGCGCAATCAACTGCTCTGCAATGCCATCTGTCTTTACTTGAATGGGCCGTCAGCCGACAACCCGCAGGAGCTTGCAGGTTTTAATTGGCAAGACCCGGCGCACTGGGGCAAAAACTATCAGACACTGCGCAATGACTTTGAACAGCACCTGCTGCACACCAGGCGGGTCGCCAATACCAAAGAAGCCATTTTGGCTGCGCACCTGTTACAGACCCGGCTCTCAAAAGACTTCGCGGTACCCGATATTCCGGCCGACATTCGCTACAAGAGCTCAGTGGTGTGGGTGAATTTCATGCACGGCGTACTGCTGGCAGAAGAGCTCGATCTGCCGGCGCTGTCCTTTCAACAGCTCGTCAATCTGCCCTTGGAGCGCAGCGTCACCGCCTCTCCCGAGGAGCTTGAGAAGATTGCACAACTGAGGTTGGGCCCCGCTCTGGAATGGGCGGTCTGCGTGGGCATTATCCAATCGCGAACGGCCTCCGACTATGGCGAGGAGGACATCAAGCGGGCGCTGACGGCACTGGAAACCCACAGTGAAAGCCTGCGCAAAGCCGTGCTTTCACTGGATTTGCGGCCACCGGAAAGATTGAAGATGGCCAAACAGATCAAGGATGACCTCTTCGGCAGTCGGGGGTTCGAATCGGATGGGCGCAGGTTAGTGCCTGAGGATTCAAACTACATCGGGGCTAAATCCACGCCGACATTGAATCTGCCTGGCCACGAGTTTGTCGATCTTTATGCAGACGGCCAAATCGTAGCCGGAAAAAGATGGGTTCTCACTCAGTCCGATGGAAAAACGAGAACCGTTCGAACGCTCAGGATAGACGACCGGCGAAAACTCTATTCGGAACTGATGGATTCAGAGCGAATTTACAGAAAAACCGAAGACCCCGGACCTAGCTGGATTGGAAGATTGTTGCCTGACATCAATGCGCAATTCGACACAGATTTCAACAAGTACCTGGCCTCCATCAAGTCAGCCTATCAGACCCTGATCATCAGCCTCCTGACCTCGCTGCCGCTGGCTGACCGCCTGGCATTGGAAAAAGGTGAGGTCGTTGTGCTGAGCCTGCGCCAGAGAATCCAGAAAAACGGGCAAGTACAAGAGGTTCGGGCAAGGAAAGGCTTCCTGTTGCAGGTGACTAACGAAAAAGAAGGTGGCGATAAAAACATCACCTATTACGAGCTCATCCCGAATGCAGGCTACATTCGTGAACGTACAAGCCTGAGATTCTCCACAATAGATGGTGTACTTACCGAATTCCCCTTGCACGCCTCGATCCCCGGACAGACCTTTACTCCCGGACTCAGCACTTCTCTGCTTATCGATTGGCCTGCTCACTTAAGTGGCAGGACACCTGCAAGCCGCGCATCCAGCTCGGCAATCGTTGACCCTGTGGGATTCATGCCAGCCATTGCAATCTCCGGTTCAAACGCAATCGACAGTCAAGTTACACCTCTGGAGTCGTCACGACTGAACGCCGTGGCTCACTACATTGCAACGAATTTCCTGTACGTCGATGAACAGGAGTTGCGTATCCAGGCTCGTGGCATGACCGTGTTCGACACCATCAGGGCCAGAAATGAAAAACGGCAGGAAACGTTCGCCGCAATTGCCAAAGGCTTTGTACCGTTTTGGGGAAGCATTGAAGATCTTTTGTCAGACGATACCAAATCGAAACTGTTAGGCGGAGTCGGGCTCGTGGTGGATCTGGCTTCGTTTCTCTTCCCTGTCGGCAAGTTCATGTCGGGCTCCGTACGTTTGATCAGGCTCGGAAATGGAGTTTCAAGCATGGCCGTCAAAGCGAGCCTGCCCTCGTTTTCATCGCTGACCCGCAACCTTCTGATCGCGTCGGCCAAAAACCTGAATCCGCTGGACGGCCTTCCAACCTTACTGAAGTCGATGGCAAGCGGCGCCGGCAGAGGGTTGCTCGCTACAGGCCGTTTGAGCCTTGTCGGAATCAAAAAATTGACCGGACAGGCCGACAACTACCGACTGGCCCACAACCTGCCTCAGGCAATCGATCCCGGGAGCTGGAAACCACTGACGAACAACGATCATCTGGCAACGATCAACGGCATCGATGACGTACTCGTACGTCATACAAATCCGTCGGACTTGCAACGTTTCCATCTCGTCGACCCGGTGACGTCCCTGCCCTATGGCCCTCGTCTTTTCAATAACCACAGAAACATCAGGCAAGGCCGCTCAACCTTCAAAATGCAGCCACCGACCGAATCCCACGCCTTGGCAGAGCTTTCGGAACATGCCCATATCCGTGAAGTGCTTGAGGTTGATGGTCGAACCACGCTGTTCGTGGACGACATCCCCTATCGCCTGGACGGAAACCAGCTGCGCCGTGCGGATCTGATCGACGATCGATCTCTGTTCAAATCCGTGCCTTGTCGGGTACGACGCGCGCCGGGTGACGAAATCTGCAAAACGATTTACGTCACTCGCGCCCCCGCACCGACGCCGGCCATCGGCAGTCTCGATGAAAGCAAAGGCTGGGCGCCGTGGTTCGGGGACAGCATCTACAAACCGGCCATCTCGACTCAGCCATTGCTGGTGGACGCGATCAAAACCTATAAGCAGCTCAATGCCTCATTGGAGTTTCAAAAAGGGATCTTTGCGCGGATCAAAGTCCACCTTCCCTACGACCGCTCAAGACTGTTCGATACGCTTGAAGTCGGAGCGGTCATCGTCCCGGCGAAGGACAATTCAAAGCACTATGTAATTACCCGGCTGAACGCCGGAGACTTTTACGGCGCCGAGCGCCTGCCGGGCCAAAGCCTCTCCGTCCCGCTGACCTTGCGCAAGGCGCATACCTTGCCCGCCGGCCTGGTCGAAGAATTGAAGACGGTTTACATCGGATCGCTCAATGCCAACAACATGGTGAGGATTCACGGCGCGGAAGCCGTGGAGCGTGCGATGAAAACCATGGATGACATTGCCATACCGATTGGCGGTCACGTGAATCCGCCCGATACGCTCAAACTGCTGAAGGTTGATACCAGCCCGGGAGAAGCGGTCCTGTTCGATCATTCAACCCGATCGATTGTCAGGAAATCCACAGATGGTGCCGCGACCTGGACCTTGTCCAGGGACGCTTCGGACAGCGTGCGTGAGACGACCGCGGAGGTTTTCAACAACCTGTTCCAGAGACCCGTCATCACCGTCACACAATCGACTCAGGGGGGGCCCAAGGCGCTGAAAATCGACGACACGATGCGCCAACTGCAAAAGCACATAAGCAACAAACTGCGCAGACCCTTGAAAGATCCGAGAAATATCGCGTTTGCCGAAATAAAGACCAAAGACGGAACGCGCGAGATTTATGTCAGCGTTTCCGGAAGCAAGGGTGACACCGATTTTCTGCCCTTGTTTGAGCCGCTGGCGAACAAGAAGGAAGTCACCGTCGACGGCATCCGGTACTTCAATATCGATAGCGGAGTCCGTGCGCCTCAGACCTCCCTGGGCATTAGCGCCGAAAACAAGCTCGTGGCGATCCCGCATACCATCGAAAACATCGAGACCTACACCCCCGCACTCACTGCACGTCCCACCTCGCTGGACACCGAAGCCAAACTCATCAGTGTCATTCGTGACAAATACCCGGATCCGAAAACTCTGGACTCAGTCACGATTGCCACAACCATGGCGCCCTGTGACTCCTGCTCAGTCGTGATGAAACAATTCGGCTATGACGGCAGCCCCGGCGCACTGAACGTGTTGTGGAAATGA